Proteins from a genomic interval of Lactococcus protaetiae:
- a CDS encoding MogA/MoaB family molybdenum cofactor biosynthesis protein: MKEELTLSIGILTISDTRNLLTDLSGQTIEQIVTNHQLIVTDRIVVSDDVEAIHSGLEQLWDADVLITSGGTGLAKRDVTFEAVQPLIAQEIPGFGEFFRLLSFEEIGTHAMASRSLAFFTEDDKLVFVLPGSTHAVTLAMKQLILPEIYHLIKERRK; the protein is encoded by the coding sequence ATGAAAGAAGAATTAACTTTATCTATCGGAATTTTAACAATTAGTGACACAAGAAATTTACTGACAGATTTATCAGGACAAACCATTGAGCAGATTGTTACTAACCATCAGTTAATTGTTACTGACAGAATTGTTGTCAGTGACGATGTAGAGGCAATCCATAGCGGACTTGAACAACTTTGGGATGCAGACGTTCTAATTACAAGTGGTGGCACTGGTCTTGCAAAGCGTGATGTTACTTTTGAAGCGGTGCAGCCCCTCATTGCTCAAGAAATTCCTGGTTTTGGCGAATTTTTTCGTTTGCTCAGTTTTGAGGAAATTGGGACACACGCAATGGCTTCACGTTCTCTTGCTTTTTTTACAGAGGATGACAAATTAGTTTTTGTCCTGCCTGGCTCAACTCATGCGGTCACTTTGGCAATGAAACAACTGATTTTGCCAGAAATTTATCATTTGATTAAAGAAAGACGGAAATAG
- a CDS encoding nitroreductase family protein, giving the protein MEFQKLTKSRHAVKKFDGKKVPTVDVRQIIDTAALAPSGINIQSWHFVIVESDEARRKLLLEVNPSNREQVETAGAVVMLFADTNWSSRLHLIAERMGDEASDIERERLLERYPAYVSTFSKEYMLEYMAINSGLVTMNLMYAIKDMGYEGNILLGFNRSKKINEILDINPRYIPELLITLGSSDEKGQASYRLPQQDILEIR; this is encoded by the coding sequence ATGGAATTTCAAAAATTAACCAAGAGTCGTCACGCTGTAAAAAAATTTGATGGTAAAAAAGTTCCGACAGTAGATGTACGTCAAATCATTGATACTGCGGCACTAGCCCCAAGTGGTATCAATATTCAAAGTTGGCATTTTGTGATTGTTGAAAGTGATGAAGCTAGAAGAAAGCTCCTTTTGGAAGTCAATCCAAGCAATCGAGAACAAGTAGAAACAGCTGGAGCTGTCGTTATGTTATTTGCAGATACGAACTGGTCATCCAGATTGCATTTGATTGCAGAACGGATGGGAGATGAAGCTTCAGATATTGAGCGTGAGCGTCTTTTAGAGCGTTATCCAGCTTATGTTTCAACGTTTAGTAAAGAATATATGCTTGAATATATGGCGATTAATTCTGGCTTAGTTACCATGAATCTGATGTATGCAATAAAAGATATGGGTTATGAAGGAAATATTTTACTTGGTTTCAATCGTTCAAAGAAAATCAATGAAATTTTGGATATTAATCCGCGTTATATTCCTGAACTTCTGATTACACTTGGCTCATCTGATGAAAAAGGGCAAGCCAGCTATCGTTTACCCCAACAGGATATTTTAGAAATTAGATAA
- a CDS encoding polyprenyl synthetase family protein, whose translation MLTFWQDYPEIQEKLEKVQALMAARLKINNEDIQNALQRFTSRGGKMVRPALFFLFAGLVENEKVDEKKLTKIAASLEMLHSATLIHDDIIDDSPLRRGLPSIESQFGKDVAVYTGDFVYTIYFELLIETMNGTEFLSRNAKSMKKILQGELTQMQSAFNKENTARRYMKAISGKTAELLSLSCLEGAYFAGGDRQLQRSARKIGRSIGLAFQVYDDILNFTVGLDEADKPILTDFRQGIYTLPLLLAKEADEAAIMPYLEAPEQLSRDECLQFAALVTDLGGITGSLMIAATLTELALAEIRKLPQSRNREILEEATQILLQRNY comes from the coding sequence TTGCTCACTTTTTGGCAGGATTACCCCGAAATTCAAGAAAAATTAGAAAAGGTGCAGGCTTTGATGGCTGCACGCTTAAAAATAAACAATGAAGACATTCAAAATGCGCTTCAGAGATTCACATCACGCGGTGGGAAAATGGTTCGCCCAGCGCTCTTTTTCCTGTTTGCTGGTCTTGTGGAAAATGAAAAAGTTGACGAGAAAAAATTGACAAAGATTGCAGCTTCTCTGGAGATGCTACATTCTGCAACATTGATTCATGATGATATTATTGATGACTCGCCACTAAGACGTGGTCTCCCATCAATCGAATCACAGTTTGGAAAAGATGTTGCGGTTTATACAGGAGATTTTGTTTATACTATTTATTTTGAGTTGTTGATTGAAACGATGAATGGTACTGAGTTTCTTTCAAGAAATGCAAAATCAATGAAAAAAATCTTACAAGGTGAGTTGACTCAAATGCAGTCAGCGTTCAACAAAGAAAATACAGCACGACGCTATATGAAAGCAATCAGTGGAAAAACTGCGGAGTTGTTGAGTTTAAGTTGCTTAGAAGGCGCTTATTTTGCAGGTGGAGATAGACAGTTACAACGTTCTGCTCGCAAGATTGGAAGAAGTATTGGTCTTGCCTTTCAAGTCTATGATGATATTTTAAACTTTACGGTTGGACTTGATGAAGCGGATAAACCTATCTTAACAGATTTTCGTCAAGGGATTTATACTTTACCATTACTTTTGGCTAAGGAAGCGGATGAAGCGGCGATTATGCCTTATCTAGAGGCACCTGAACAGCTTTCACGTGATGAATGTTTGCAGTTTGCGGCGTTGGTTACAGATTTGGGTGGAATTACAGGAAGTTTGATGATTGCTGCAACATTGACTGAACTCGCACTTGCAGAGATTCGTAAACTTCCACAATCACGTAATCGTGAGATTTTAGAAGAAGCAACTCAGATTTTATTACAAAGAAATTATTGA
- the modB gene encoding molybdate ABC transporter permease subunit has protein sequence MLTPIIHSIIVSILATIIAFLVMLPLSYVGVFKSYRGKWLIESLLLMPLVLPPTVVGLYLLMAFGRYGWLGKFLALFNFSIIFNLSGAVIASVVVILPIIYQGLKGALASVPKSIIEVAATLSANPREILFRVILPNCWPSLIATLLLAFCRALGEFGASLMVAGYIQGKTDTIANSIYFAVQQGDTHRALMLSLINVAFGFIILAIIYLLTRGRIEMDTHY, from the coding sequence ATGCTTACTCCCATCATTCACTCTATTATCGTGAGTATTTTGGCGACAATTATCGCCTTTTTAGTCATGCTCCCTTTGAGTTATGTGGGAGTTTTTAAATCTTATCGTGGAAAGTGGTTGATTGAGAGCCTGCTTCTCATGCCTCTAGTTTTACCTCCCACTGTCGTTGGTTTGTATCTCCTTATGGCATTTGGACGTTATGGATGGCTCGGAAAATTCTTAGCTTTATTTAATTTTTCTATCATTTTCAATCTTAGTGGTGCTGTTATTGCAAGTGTTGTTGTTATTTTACCCATCATTTATCAGGGACTTAAAGGCGCACTTGCCTCTGTTCCTAAATCTATCATTGAAGTTGCTGCGACATTGTCTGCCAATCCGCGTGAGATTTTATTTCGCGTGATTTTACCAAATTGCTGGCCCTCTCTCATTGCAACTTTACTGCTTGCGTTTTGTAGAGCATTAGGTGAGTTTGGTGCTAGTCTCATGGTCGCAGGCTACATTCAAGGCAAGACCGATACTATTGCCAATTCCATTTATTTCGCCGTGCAGCAAGGAGACACCCATCGGGCTTTAATGTTAAGTTTGATTAATGTCGCATTTGGCTTCATTATCTTAGCAATCATCTATCTCCTCACACGTGGTCGAATAGAAATGGACACGCATTACTAA
- a CDS encoding ATP-binding cassette domain-containing protein, with protein MTLSVKIHQQLFLQRLDFEAEFTSLITGLSGPSGIGKSTILKNIAGLSRSSQAEITFDNEIWASSSKHIFQPTYKRNLAFVMQEVSLFPHLDVEKNIKFSLTTHQKRSSSKPENLSVLTEKLGIEKLIHQPTHKLSGGQKQRVALARALYSQPRLLLLDEPFNGLDEENAMLASQLLKSIIEEKQIPTIIVSHRKNELDALTNHIIKIK; from the coding sequence ATGACCCTTTCCGTAAAAATACATCAACAACTTTTCCTACAAAGACTCGATTTTGAAGCAGAATTTACCTCACTCATCACTGGTCTTTCTGGACCTTCTGGCATTGGAAAATCAACTATCTTAAAAAATATCGCTGGTTTATCTCGCAGTAGTCAAGCAGAGATTACTTTTGATAATGAAATTTGGGCATCAAGCTCAAAGCATATTTTTCAGCCGACTTACAAAAGAAATCTTGCTTTCGTAATGCAAGAAGTTTCTCTTTTTCCACACCTTGACGTCGAAAAAAATATCAAATTTTCACTGACAACTCATCAAAAACGCTCTAGCAGCAAGCCAGAAAATCTGTCAGTACTGACAGAAAAGTTAGGGATAGAAAAACTAATCCATCAGCCCACACACAAACTCTCTGGTGGACAAAAGCAACGTGTTGCACTTGCTAGAGCATTATACAGTCAGCCACGTTTGCTTCTTCTTGACGAGCCTTTTAATGGACTTGATGAAGAAAATGCAATGCTTGCCAGTCAACTCTTAAAATCAATCATTGAAGAAAAACAAATTCCAACCATCATCGTCTCTCATCGAAAAAATGAACTTGATGCACTGACAAATCACATCATTAAAATAAAATAG
- a CDS encoding nitroreductase family protein — protein sequence MDYVKLNKSRHAVKFFDGKKIPTVDVKQIISAASLAPSAHNIQSWHFVIVESAEKRAKLLEEVRPKNREQVEQAGAVIVLFSDTDLAERSREIARLGGNELTDEQLLNFNSRYPQMFENFEELYESNYLSINIGLIAMNLVLAIKNYGYESNLILGFERTEKINDILEVERRYRPELIVPLGNSDTKGKPSYRLPQDRIMEIR from the coding sequence ATGGACTACGTAAAGCTTAATAAATCTCGTCATGCAGTCAAGTTTTTTGACGGTAAAAAAATTCCAACTGTTGATGTGAAACAAATCATTTCAGCAGCTAGTCTTGCACCATCGGCACACAATATTCAATCTTGGCATTTTGTGATTGTGGAATCTGCAGAAAAACGTGCAAAACTTCTTGAAGAGGTTAGACCTAAAAATCGTGAACAAGTTGAACAAGCTGGTGCAGTTATTGTCTTGTTTAGTGATACAGATTTGGCAGAACGTTCGCGTGAAATCGCACGTCTTGGTGGAAATGAACTTACAGATGAGCAATTGCTGAATTTCAACAGTCGCTATCCACAAATGTTTGAGAACTTTGAAGAACTTTATGAAAGTAATTATCTGTCCATTAACATCGGACTTATTGCGATGAATTTGGTGCTTGCGATAAAGAATTATGGCTATGAAAGCAATCTGATTCTTGGTTTTGAGCGGACAGAGAAGATTAATGATATTCTTGAAGTAGAACGTCGCTATCGTCCAGAGCTGATTGTTCCACTCGGTAATTCTGATACAAAAGGAAAACCAAGTTATCGCTTGCCACAAGATAGAATCATGGAGATTAGATAA
- the modA gene encoding molybdate ABC transporter substrate-binding protein has translation MSKKLLLASVVALSAGLILTGCTSQSSAKKPTTDKPVSINYSAAASLQGALTEIDKTYEKSHQNVKINFDFAGSGAIREKVVAGAPIDGVFLASKSDADKLTQAGKGADAKAVLGNTLVLVANKNTSVSSSKSLTDTLNSAKKIAIGEPSTVPAGMYAEQTLTKLGLATSLKPKLVMGSDVTQVLSYAAAGNVDLGFVYKTDAMSNKNVKVVDNIPDDLHDAITYYTETVKDTKHSKEVKAFNKYLDSSAAQKVFAKYGFKSAK, from the coding sequence ATGTCTAAAAAATTACTTCTTGCAAGTGTTGTTGCACTTTCTGCCGGTCTTATCCTGACAGGCTGTACTTCACAAAGCTCTGCAAAAAAACCAACTACTGACAAACCTGTAAGCATCAACTATTCTGCCGCCGCAAGTTTACAAGGTGCATTGACAGAAATTGATAAAACTTATGAAAAATCTCATCAAAATGTTAAAATCAATTTTGATTTTGCAGGTTCTGGCGCTATCCGCGAAAAAGTAGTCGCTGGTGCTCCAATTGATGGTGTCTTTCTTGCCAGCAAATCTGACGCTGACAAATTGACCCAAGCAGGAAAAGGTGCAGATGCTAAAGCGGTTTTAGGAAATACTCTCGTGCTTGTTGCAAACAAAAACACCTCAGTCAGCTCAAGCAAAAGTCTGACAGATACATTAAATTCTGCTAAGAAAATTGCTATTGGTGAACCAAGCACAGTACCTGCTGGAATGTACGCTGAACAAACTTTGACAAAACTCGGTTTAGCAACATCACTCAAACCTAAACTCGTCATGGGTTCAGATGTCACGCAAGTGCTTTCTTACGCCGCTGCTGGAAATGTTGACCTCGGTTTTGTTTATAAAACAGATGCCATGTCTAACAAAAACGTAAAAGTCGTGGATAATATTCCAGATGATTTGCACGATGCAATCACCTATTACACAGAAACAGTGAAAGACACTAAACACAGCAAAGAAGTTAAAGCTTTCAACAAATATCTTGATTCTTCTGCTGCTCAAAAAGTTTTTGCAAAATACGGCTTCAAATCCGCTAAGTAA